Genomic DNA from Pseudomonadota bacterium:
TAACACCTACCGTAAAGAAACCACCGTACACTTCCTGAGCGATCAGCACCCGGAGATCGCCCGGTTTGATGTGACGAAACTCGCCTTCGATAAACACCTCGCGAATGGGCATTGCGGCCGGATCGGTGATCCGTGTCACCGCCCATGCAACCAGCGCGGTCAGATCCACGACCACAAAAACGGCGACCAATACAATCCAACGATAGTTGTTGCAGCAAACCGGGGTTTTTGCAATACGCCGATTTCGCCGCTGCCGCTTCACGCCACAACCCCGTTTTTCGTAGCCTTGGCGATCCGCGTCAAGCGCGCCGTTTGCAGTATCTTCATCACCAGATCGTCAAATGATATGCCGGCGGTCTTCGCGGCCATCGGGACCAGGCTATGGCTCGTCATCCCGGGCACCGTGTTCACTTCGATAAGCCACGGCCGGTCCGCACGATCAACCAGCATGTCAACGCGCCCCCAGCCGCGCGCACCCAAGGTTTGAAAGGCGTGCACCGCCAACGCTTGATACTCGCGCTCCCGCTCCACGGGGAGCTCCGCGGGGCAAATATAGCGGGTGCGATCGTCGTGATACTTTGCCTCGTAATCGTAGAATAATCGCGGCGTCTCCAGCCTAATCATCGGCAGGGCTTCTTCGTGCAGCACGGCAACGGTATATTCGCGCCCGGTTATCCAGCGCTCCGCGATGATGCTCTCATCAAACTGAGCGGCGGATTTCCAAGCCGCGCTTAGGCTCTCCGGATCGTCCACCTTGCTCGCGCCGATGCTCGAACCCTCGCACGCGGGTTTCACCATGATGGGCAACCCCAAGGCGGAGACGACAGCCTGCGAATCAGAATCCTCTTGCATCTCGACGAAAGGCGGCGTCGGCAAACCGACGCCGATCCACACCCGTTTGGCTTTGATCTTGTCCATCGCCAACGCCGAGCCCAACACGCCGCTTCCCGTGTATGGGATCCGCAAGGTTTCGAGGGCGCCTTGGATTTGTCCGTCCTCGCCACCCCGGCCATGCAGGGCGATAAAAGCGCAGTCATAGCCGCCGCTTCGCAATCGTTCCAACACTTGCGCGTCGAGATCAACAGGCGCCGCATTCACCCCCTTGCGCTTGAGTGCCGCGAGGACCGCATTCCCGCTCTCGATCGAAATCACACGCTCCGCCGAGTCACCGCCCATGAGCACCGCCACGTGCGTGAACTTACTCATGCATCCTCGCTACAGGCGGCCCGCGTAGGTTCGCCCACGATCTTGACCTCCGGCGCCAGCCGTACGGCTTGCGCCGACTCCACCGTCGCTTGAATCTTCTCGATCAGGGCTTCGATGTCGGTTGCGGTTGCCTTCCCGAGGTTTATTATGAAATTAGCATGCTTTTCCGAGACACGGGCTTCGCCGACGGACAAGCCTTTCAGGCCGCTTGCTTCGATCAGGCGAGCCGCGTGATCCCCGGGGGGATTGCTAAATACGGAGCCGCAACTGCGCTGGTGGATCGGCTGTGCAGCCGCCCGCCGCATCATGAGGGACTTGATGCGTTGCATGCCGCGACGCTCGGGATCC
This window encodes:
- a CDS encoding D-alanine--D-alanine ligase, whose protein sequence is MSKFTHVAVLMGGDSAERVISIESGNAVLAALKRKGVNAAPVDLDAQVLERLRSGGYDCAFIALHGRGGEDGQIQGALETLRIPYTGSGVLGSALAMDKIKAKRVWIGVGLPTPPFVEMQEDSDSQAVVSALGLPIMVKPACEGSSIGASKVDDPESLSAAWKSAAQFDESIIAERWITGREYTVAVLHEEALPMIRLETPRLFYDYEAKYHDDRTRYICPAELPVEREREYQALAVHAFQTLGARGWGRVDMLVDRADRPWLIEVNTVPGMTSHSLVPMAAKTAGISFDDLVMKILQTARLTRIAKATKNGVVA